A portion of the Sphingobacterium spiritivorum genome contains these proteins:
- a CDS encoding exonuclease SbcCD subunit D, which produces MKILHTADWHIGQLFHEYDRSYEHQQFLDWLVTLLLSKQIDVLLISGDIFDISNPSAQSIRMFYTFLNQATTANPNLQIIITAGNHDSASRLEAPKPLLQSSNVHIIGLVEKDPEGNIDYEKLIVPIHDTTGNVKIHCLAIPFLRMGDYPALPDSTNPYTEGVTALYNEAFKHAEQKKQDGQSIIAMGHLHTHHAEITDLDKTERLIMGGVECIPATAFHPDIKYVALGHIHKAQKIGGKEHIRYSGSPLPMSFSELNYKHQVIIFELDQEISNLESVEIPLFVPLQRVPLSHQPLHEVIALLEQLLKKDSAPETTPYLEVRVLLEGPEPALRHKIETALAGKKVKLAKIDVKYPTSTQEAPEFITPEKLNELQPVDVFGKTYQSRYNSEVPSEILQLFQQVAQEINQAAE; this is translated from the coding sequence ATGAAAATCCTCCATACTGCAGACTGGCACATAGGTCAGCTATTTCACGAGTACGACCGCAGCTATGAACATCAACAGTTCCTGGACTGGCTGGTAACGCTATTACTATCAAAACAAATCGACGTCCTGCTCATCAGCGGAGACATATTCGACATATCCAATCCGTCAGCACAGTCCATCAGAATGTTCTACACCTTTCTGAACCAAGCCACAACTGCAAATCCGAATTTACAGATTATCATAACGGCTGGAAACCACGATTCCGCTTCCAGATTGGAAGCACCAAAACCATTGCTGCAATCCTCCAACGTCCACATCATAGGACTCGTTGAAAAAGACCCAGAAGGCAATATCGATTACGAAAAACTAATCGTACCCATACACGATACCACTGGAAATGTCAAAATACACTGCCTTGCCATACCCTTCCTGCGCATGGGCGACTATCCAGCCCTGCCAGACAGTACCAACCCCTACACCGAAGGCGTCACCGCATTATACAACGAAGCATTCAAACATGCCGAACAGAAAAAGCAAGACGGACAAAGCATCATCGCCATGGGACACCTGCACACCCATCATGCCGAAATAACCGACCTCGACAAAACCGAACGTCTCATCATGGGAGGAGTAGAATGCATACCCGCCACCGCCTTTCATCCTGACATCAAATACGTAGCGCTCGGGCACATCCACAAAGCCCAGAAAATAGGCGGAAAAGAACACATCCGCTACTCAGGTAGCCCGCTACCCATGTCCTTTTCAGAACTCAATTACAAACATCAGGTCATTATCTTCGAACTCGATCAGGAAATTAGCAACCTCGAAAGCGTAGAAATCCCTCTATTTGTACCACTACAAAGAGTTCCGCTAAGCCATCAGCCATTGCATGAAGTTATAGCCCTGTTAGAACAACTGCTGAAGAAGGATTCAGCTCCCGAAACAACTCCCTATCTCGAAGTAAGAGTATTACTCGAAGGTCCCGAACCCGCCTTACGACACAAAATAGAAACCGCACTGGCAGGCAAAAAAGTCAAACTGGCCAAAATTGATGTAAAATATCCCACTTCCACACAAGAAGCACCAGAGTTTATCACACCCGAAAAACTAAACGAGCTACAACCCGTCGACGTATTCGGTAAAACATACCAATCCAGATACAATAGCGAAGTACCCTCCGAAATCCTGCAACTTTTTCAGCAAGTAGCACAGGAAATTAATCAAGCAGCCGAATAA